A section of the Orenia marismortui DSM 5156 genome encodes:
- a CDS encoding class I SAM-dependent methyltransferase, with amino-acid sequence MEFYEQFSCYYDYIFPLKNVKLNFMESCLKQGDEVLDLATGTGNYAIELAKLGYNVSALDLSSKMIELAKDKSYEQNINIDFKVGDMKDIDQLYSEKKFDLITCIGNSLVHLDNEEEIAEVLSKIHYLLQDNGKLILQIVNYDRIISKNIESLPTINAKDSVVTLLRDYDLKGEKINFKTKLRTPRGEFVNSVLLYPLQSQVLFNLLKKLGYNKVKFYGDFEFNKYQALESFPLVVLAEK; translated from the coding sequence ATGGAGTTTTATGAACAATTCAGTTGTTATTATGATTACATATTTCCCTTAAAAAATGTAAAATTAAATTTTATGGAGAGCTGTCTCAAACAAGGAGATGAAGTTTTGGATTTGGCTACAGGAACAGGAAATTATGCAATTGAATTAGCTAAGTTGGGTTACAATGTATCAGCCTTAGATTTGAGCTCTAAAATGATTGAGTTGGCTAAAGATAAAAGTTATGAGCAAAATATTAATATTGATTTTAAAGTAGGAGATATGAAGGATATTGACCAACTATACTCTGAAAAGAAATTTGATTTAATAACCTGTATAGGCAATTCCTTGGTTCATTTAGATAATGAAGAAGAAATAGCAGAGGTATTATCAAAAATTCATTATTTATTACAGGATAATGGGAAGTTAATATTGCAAATTGTTAATTATGATAGAATAATATCTAAAAATATAGAGTCCTTACCTACAATAAATGCTAAAGACTCAGTAGTTACCTTGCTAAGAGATTATGACTTAAAAGGTGAAAAAATTAATTTTAAGACTAAATTAAGAACTCCTAGAGGTGAGTTTGTTAATTCGGTTTTATTATATCCTTTGCAATCTCAAGTTTTATTCAATTTATTAAAGAAGCTTGGATATAATAAAGTTAAATTTTATGGTGATTTTGAATTTAATAAATATCAAGCATTAGAATCTTTTCCTTTGGTAGTATTGGCAGAAAAATAA